Genomic window (Nicotiana sylvestris chromosome 7, ASM39365v2, whole genome shotgun sequence):
GGACTTATCAGCCAAACACTACCATCTGGCACAGCATTCTATATCAGTTTAATTACACCATTGCAAACTGAAATTGGATAATATCTGCAACAAAAATATTAAACCACACAAGCAATAGCAAAGAATATTATGTCGCAAGCAGGCAAGAAATTTTTAAAGATGATGAGAATATATAAGGGTTGCGGCAAATGCAAACACAAACCCCTTATTTAGTTGAATATTAAGTGAGACGTCTGATAATAATGGAAGATTTTTCAAATGCAAAGTTGGATCATCATTACATTTAGAGTAGACTTGGAAAAAAAAATACTATCCCTCTTCATTGCAAATACTACAATCCCTCCATTCTGAAAATTTGCACATGTCCGCAAGCAACCATAGAGACCAGACATGTCATCATTTCCAAATCTTGCCAATGATAAGAAGTTCGATCACCACAGCAAACAGGTATTTGCAcgtagtcttcagcattcatgaaaACCTCACAAGCAAATAGCAAATAATGAAGAGTATTATGTTGATTCATAGACATCAATCGTGAAACAATTATCAAATGCAAAGGTGGATCATAAATAAATTGGAGTAGATGGAAGGAAAGAAGATTCCGGAGGTAGTCTGCACGCAATGAAACAGTTTACCCTTGCAAACTGATACCTAGATGTACATAAAACACAGCAGCGCTTCagccaaaacaaaagaaaaaccagCAACAAATAACAAACAATTGATGAGTATTATACTGCAGCTAGGGAAGGAGTATCAGCTATCTTTTGAGGATATATACTGGGTCATCAACTCTGTAGAAAACAAACCCTGACAAAACATATCCATACGCTGCCAGGCTAAACACCAAACCTCTATAAACATCGAGTTGGAAACCATCAATAACGAAACAATATTTTGTGTGAAGATGGATCGTCAAATAAATTGCAGCATATGTAAGAGACTGCACCTTAAATCACCAAAAACATTGGTGAATCCTTTCTCACTGAAGAAGCGGGATAATAAGTTCGTTACAGtcaaaggcagctccagaaatcATTTCTATTGATTAAAAAAGAACAGATTGACTAATTGAACAATTGACACCTTCCCTCCTCCTTAATCCGGGCTTGGGACCGGCTGTTTAGACAGGCGGAGTTACAAGGGTCACCTAAACACAAAATGTAGCAGTAAGTAGACCTAAGCTACAAGAGAAAACACAAGGCCAAACTACTGTTGGTCAAGACAAGACATGATCATAGAACAAACAGAACAGTTCAATAAAATGCATCAACTCAAACGCGAACAACACACAAAGCCGAGGAACAGCCTGGAAATAAGTTTGGATTATATAAAAGGAAATAAATACTGGGAGGAACAGACTGAGCAGTGACCTCCTAGGTTAAAAGGGACAAATTGGCGGAATTGTTGAAGAGTGGATAGAAGTCAACGACTGTACTTAGGGATACAAACTGACACAGGATTGACGCTAGGATAAATTCACAATTCAATCACAAGACCAAAAGAATCGGAACCAATAAAATTTAGACTTGGAAATGACCTTCTAGGTAACATTcataattgaaagaaataaaggaCAAAATCACCAGTCAAATCGAGATTCAAAGCCATTGTGGTGGAAAAGGTTGTAAATACTATCTTGGAAATTCTCACAACTCAAAACCTTCCAGCATACTGAAGCAAATCTTCACAAAATGCCTACGAAAACAAAGATAGACCCACCACCCTAGAGATATCCCATATACCTAAGCAAACTCCCTCTAATGGATCTCCCTCACAAACTGAAACTTCCAAAAAAGATTACTTCCACATcgaaaaacctcatttagagcaAAAAAAATCAATCAGATTATCCCACATTAAAAACCCTTGTTTAAAGCAACAAAATCAATCCACAGCACCTTGCTTTAGCATATGCaggaaacaaaaaagaaattatttactatttttttctttaaaaaacaagcaggaaataaaaaagcaaattgcAGGTACAAAATTCCCCCACTGTGAGATCCCTACCAACGAGAACATTGCATAATACCACGTCCAAGGTTCTCAAAAGAAGATGAAATGAAATCACATTTACATTCAACCACATCATTGGTATATCAAACTACAAAACCTATAAGCTGGGTGTCCGTTTTCTTTTTATCTATTTGGTGAAATAAGTTACAACTCGTACAAGGCTGATATCTTTCCTTGCAAACAGAGAAAATATGACAGGCTCCCTCGGACCAAAAAAGCTCAATTGACAGCACATGCACTTACACCTCATTGCATACCTGCACATGGTACTATGTCCTTCTCGGTTTCCATCCTTTTACCTTAAAGTAAAGGAGTGTTGTACAAGCAGAACTATGTGAGCAAAACGAACATCCAAACAGTGGTAGCGCAAACTGGCCCCCAGCCTAACCACGTAAAGCACTTAAAATTCCCTAAACAAGATATGGAGTTCACCTTGCTAACTCCCTGCCCGTCTAGGACCCGAACCATCATGCAACAATAGCAGATGTGATATGAAAGTTCCTCCGCAGAAATTCCAGCAGATACTGAAAAGCAGAGCCCCCTTGACTGCAATGGAACATTCACGGGGAAGAAAATATTGTTTCCCCATAGGACTTCAAGAGAACTAGACAACTGGGACCTGGCTAGTTAGAGCAGAACATGACTTCAGCTGACGAGATGTTAATTTGAAGATGCCTAGCAGCTAAAAGTAAAAATGTCATGGCACCAGCCCAGAACAGAACCTTACTTGATAGATGTTATTTCCTAGTCTTTTTGAAAGATTGCTTACGGGGTAACTGCATCGAGAGGAGGGATTGACCAGTATGTTCATTCCATGAAAAAGTTGCACTTGAAAACACATTGTTCACAATTTCATAACTATATATATAATATCCAGAAATCAGATTCTCTAATTCAGAAATATTGAAATACCTGTAAAAAGCAAGCATGGAATATATCCTGAAATCAATGTTTTGCGACCAGCTAAAACTTCCCACCAGAAACCCATATAGATCGTCACTGAAGCAATCTCCACCAGAAAATAACTCCAGCACAACATTTTTAAAAACTGTTACCCAAAAAAAGTAGAAAGCTACGAAGGAATTCCACCCACCTAAGCTCTTGACATACAGCATCTACCATGTACATACGACTATGCAGGTCCCAAATTTTCTGCTCCttcataaataagataaaagatatCAAGGAACATCGAAGAAACTACGAAGTGAGATCACCCAAGCAAACAACTTGTCCCTCTTTAAGTAGCCTAAGTTCCTTCACTTGCCAAATTAACCAATCCATTTGGGACCATATGAAAGTTACAACCAAAGACACCTCGCCTAATTGCATATTGAAACATACAGGATGGTTATGCAACTTCTACATATGAATTCATATGAAATTCACCACTAGTGATGTTTGTCCATGAGCCTGATAAAAAAGAGATCCACAACAAGAGTCATACCATCATATGCATCACTTCATAAACCAAATGCTCATTCTCAATATTCCTGTAATACTCCAGATGTCAGACAAGAAAATAACTGGTGAATGTGAATAAAAGAGAATAGAAACCACTGAAGACTAGCTGCAGCTTTGAAAAAATTATGTCACCCCAGCTTCACCTTCCCAAAATACAAGAGGTTATGTAATCAAAAACACCAGAACATTCTCATTCGCATATTATGAAAGACCTGCTTAAGACCTTGCACATGGTTACTCACCACCAAACACCTCTAACCATCAAGGGAGGGGGAGAAAGAAGGCAGAACTAAATGAAACTGCAAAGATCTTACACATGCTGACTCACCACCGACGACCGCTAACCATCAAGGGAGGGGGAGATAATTGAAACTGCATCACACCAAAAAATACCCAAAACAGGTTTTGGAAACAACTCCTCAGCACATGAATGCCAAAAATCATAGTATAACTCTCTTCACCAAAATCTTGTTTCCTACATCTGATGATGTAGCAACAGAGAATATCAAAGCCCAGTGGAATAGAGATCATAAATATATATAAGAGAAGATGATAAAATAGGAATAACTCCACTATAATCATGCCATATGAGAAGTGCACATGCCATACATGGAAGTGCAACAGGGGGAATGGAGCGATACACTATGAATAAAGGCAAAGACGGCAGCATTCTCAAAATGGTCGAGCTCGGTCAGGGATGTTGGATAATTCCTAGAACATCTCCTTTATTTTATTCAAGGTGCCTAATCAATCAACAATACAAGAAGTCCAAGAAACCAAAGGACAACAACATCAGAAATAAGAAATAAACTATAGCTGGTTTAAAACATGACTGACAACGAAGTGACCAAGCAATGAAGTTGTAACCAACAGCTCCAATATCACAATGCCTTGATACCTTGTACTGTGCACCCTCATAACTCAATCGACGGAGGAAGCAGCATCACCCTAGCGACACATATTAGATTACGCCTGTAGGAAGAAAATAATCCAAACTAGAATAGAATGCGAGAACACGAATAGCTAACCCAGAGCTGGAATTTGTAATGAAACCAAAAGCTAACTCAGCCATCTTGCTAGCTCACACCACATCTACAGAAAGCAAAGCATATTGTTGCATCGTTGCTCGAGATGGAAAATAACAATAGAGTAGAGTGAAAAGAAACTGAGCCTGGTGGCTCTACATATAAACCAGACACGTTCTTTTGAGGGATACCCCAGCCTTTGACAGTGATCCAAATTGACAGATTTGTGACCACATCTACAGAAAGCAGAGCAAATAGTGGCATGTTGCTCGAGTTGGAAAATAACAATAGAGTAAAGCGAGAAAAAACTGAGCCTGGTGGGTATACATAGAAACCAGCCACGTGCTTTTGAGGGATACCCCGAGCCTTTGACGGTGATCCAAATTGACACATCTGTGAAGTGAAATTTGGCTGATCATACTAGTTGTGAAGTGACAGTTGACTAAACATACATCCACAACGTAGCAAGAAAACAAAGAATAATGGCACAACGATTGCCTATTAGTCAATGCTGATTCAACCACGTTAAGCAAATTATTACAAGCTAATTTGGAAGTATTAAAAAGAAAGCTAACCAACTCTAAACTAAGATTTTGAAAAACTTGCCACCTTGCACAATGATCACATATGTGGTAGATTCACAAGGGTTCCAAAAGATATATACTCTTGTGAAGATCTATTACGAAGAACAAAATAATTACCTTATACGCATTtacaaaattaaaataagagaATTTTAGAATCAATGAATCAAGCTCTTTTTGTTCAAGAGGAAATGTTCTGTGGAGAAAAAATGTGAAGGAGATCTCTCTTACACAGAAAGTTTTACATAATAGCAAAAGAAGCAAGTCACCAAATGAGCGAATATTTTAAACATAACATGCATGCTTCAAAAGAGATCTCCAAACAAAGAGGCTTCATTTACCCAATAGCAAACAGTTTAAACGCAGATCCACAAATGAACTGATCAAAAACTATGAGCAGCAAAAGTCCTCTACTACCAGGTGAAGACATCAATTGATCAGAATCTGTTAGATTTGAAATGTCACTCTTTTTTTGTAAGGTAAAAAAATTTATTAACAAGGGGAAACCCTGCTTACCAGCCGTATGCTAAAATGTCTCTTCTAGTTAATATATTCTGACTGAGCTTCAGACTAGGAAAACAACAAGGTTCCCCTACAAGTGTTGCCAATTGCACAAACGCCTAGACAATGCTGGCACGAGCTTGATCAGACATAAGTACACACCATAGAATATAAGTAATTGATTATGGCTGCAGATATATCACTCAATATAAGAACCAAAAAACCAATATACCCGCCGCCATGCATGGAAACCACCACGGACATGTTAAAGTTCCTGCAAAAGGACCTACTAGAATGCACCACTATCAAGAGCCTAAGCTGAGAGAAGGGAAGCACTCTGATTAGGGAAGAAAATTTGAATTGAAAATCTTGATACCTAGATCTGCCTGAACTAAAGAAACCTTAAAGCAAATCAACAAACAAGAGCACTCCATGAGAAGAATTGACTGCTCTAAGGCCCAGAAGCTGCAAGCACAGAAGGAAGGGAACAGTTGAGTGCAAACTGATACCACCTAGGAAATTAACGAGACTTCAGAGATAAGATTGAAAAACCCCCTTTCCTCGAAGCCTCACAAAATACAGGGTGCAGAGAAAACACCATATTGGACACCACTTTGGATTTTCAAAATCTAATCCTCAATTACTGTCACCATCTGGTCTACACATCGTCCAACAGACGAAATAAAGATGGTGTGATGAACAAAAGAAAACGGAAGCAGAGAAGGTAAGTAGCAAGAACACCAAAAGTAGAGCACTTTATGCAGCTATCAAAAGATGGAAATTTGAGTACCCATCCGGCCATCCGTTAAGGAAATAAAATCTCATCAGCTGGACCATCACAGACATAAGCATCtggaataaaaattaaaaatgaaagCAGAATACATACACTTGTGAAAAGAATTAACTTAACTGGGAGCTTCCATATAATACAAGTTTTGAGAAAGCTGTGAGACGTGAATATCCAATACCTATAGTCCAAGACCTGAAAACTTGCTCTGCATCTTCCAAAAGAAAAACACCACGGCAAGGAGGCACTTATTTCTTCAGAACCACGGTTCAATCTTAGATACCTATTCCATGTATCCTTTGACAAGTAACACCAAATGAAATCCACTAATGATCGAAACGAATAAGCACTACAAGTGAAGGTAAAAGAAGTCGGTGCGAGAAAAAGATACTACTTGCATAAATACTAACATTACAATGAAAGTCAAGATCTCAAACCAAACTTATAGCTCCATCCACACTGATGTCATGGCCTACTTATGATATATATGGGTAGGATTGATGACGGACTTGTTAATACTAGTAAAGATACTGACTGATCAAAACCTATGATATCCAAAATCTCTCTTCTGCTGACCATTAACTTCAGATAAGGACAACAGCACGGCAGCCCTACAAATACTGCAAGTTGAATCTAGACACTGCTGGCAAGGCTTGATTACACCTTAAAATGGAAATAATCAATTGCGGCTGCAGATAAATCACCAAATAAAAGAACCAAAAGTTGAATGAAAATAATCAATACCCACCGCCATGCAATGGAATCACCACAGACATGTTAGATTTTCTGCAAAAGAACTAATAGAAGAGCTCTAAGAGCATAACTAATAGAAGAGCACCATCTCTAAGAGCATGTGGTGAGAGAAGGAAAGCACTTGGATTAGGGAAGAAAACTgaacagaaaatttccatactCAAAGCACCCTGAACTAAAGAAACCTTAACGCACACCACAAACAGGGGAGCGTCGTGAAAAGCAATTATCGCTGCTCTAAGACACGGCAACTGCAAGTATAGAAAGAAGAGTACAGTTAAGTGCATAGTTGGCTAAACCCAAGCCAACAAGGAAATAACTAGAGATGCCAGACAAGATTGAAAAACCCCCTTTTCTCGGAGCGTGACAACACCCAGGTCGGTCACAGAGCAAGCACCAAATACTGGACACCAACCTGTGAAATTTCCAAATCTAATACTCTTATTACTGTGACCATGTGATCTACTTACTGTCACCCTGTGGTCTACACATTCATCCAACAAACAAAATCATGCCGACGTGATAAAACATAAGAAAACGGAAATGGAGAAGATAAGTAAAGAGGACGCATAAAGTAGAGGAGCACTTCACAGGACTATCAAAGGATCCAGAATTGAGTTTGAGTACTCTTCAGGTGTCCATACCATAAGAGATCTCATCCATAAGCATCTCTGAAAACTAAAATGACAGCACAATATACTATACACACTTGTGAAAAGAATTATCTTAATTGAGAGCTTAAGAGCAGTTTCGACAAAACTAAGAGACACCAATATATCCGATACCTATGGTTGAAAACCTGAGAGCTTGCTCTACATCTTTCTGAACACAAACACCAAAGCAAGACACTTACACCTGTAGAACCACTTGCGCCCTTGGATCAAAACTTAGATACCCATCCATGCAGCCTTGAAAACTGACACAGCCTAGGAATGAAATCCACCGACGATCGGACCAAGTAAGCATTGAGACAGTCAAGGTAAAAGAAGTTGGTGCGAGAACAAGACAATATTTATTAGCATATAAGATGGAAGATATCAAATCCAAACCGATAGTTCCATGCTGGACTTGTTCCCTGCTTCTCACACAGGCTTAGATCACTGACTTGTTCATCTGAAGATCCAGTCCGCATGGGGAGCAAAGATAATGAGGTTTGAGGAGAGTGAAGCTCAATGTGTGGCAAAGCAGTGTGCACCAGCATCCCTTTCAAAATAGGAGGAGCTCGTGCAAATCAGAAAACACAGAATAATCCTTGCATCCATCATTACTACTGGGAAAAGAACTGGAACACAACTGCTAACATGCCCAGCATCCATACGGAACATAGTGGAATCTCACAACAAAACCCTCAGAAGTGGCCCAAAACCTGAAAACATGCTTGGTTCCCCCAAAAGTGCAATCTAGAATGCGTCACACCAGAGCAAGCCAGACTCATTTCTTAGCATTGACAGTTGAAGGACGCAAATCAGAAACCAATGGCACCAAAAAAAAGTCCTCAAAGGCTATCTGTAAAGGGGAATCCATGAGATACCATGACTATGAGAAGGATGAAGGTACTAGCTGCAATTCCCTGAGAAGAAATCACCCACCTTCCCGAAATAGAAAATACTCATCCAAGCCACCGAAACGTCCCTATCATTCTCCTATGATCATTACCCAGAACCTGATCAAACACTGGCAACATTGACATACAAACAACCATCTCTAAtcaacaaagaagaaaaagaaaacaatgcTAACTGCAAACTGAATCtgacaccaaaaaaaaaaaactcaaaaagaACTCCCAAACCCCAATCACCTGCTTGAATAAACGAACAAAGAAAAGCAAATCAGAAACCtacagaaaatcaaaaaaaaaaaaaaactgaaatatATAAACTACCAATCATAGGAAAGCAGCGACACCATGATAGAAGGTACTGGTAGTGAGTGAGTTATATAGTGACAGATAGACTACCCACAGCTGCAAGCACAGGAAAAAGGCAACAGTTAAGTGCAAAGTTGGCGAAACCCATACTAACTACAAAATTACTAGATATTCCAGAGATGACATTGGAAGTCCCCCTCTCTTTTCAAGGCCTGACAATAACCGGATTACAGTGCAAACACAAAATAGGACCAAGAAAAAATGTGACCAGGGTGCATACAACGACCTTTGGAATTTCACCATGTGGTCTCTACACATCCATCCGTCCATTGGATCATGGAAGATCCGAGCATCTGGACTCAAAACTAATGGCAGCAGAATATACTATACACACTGGCAAAAAGAATTATTGTAGCTGAGAACTTCCATTTAGCAGAAATCTTGACAAAGCTCGAAGACACAAAATATCCAATACCTATAGCCAAAGGGGGAACCTGCTATGCATCTTCCCCACACAAACACCAAAGTAAGACACTTATGCCTGTAGAGACAACGGATTAAATTTTAGATAACCCATCTATGTATCCTTGACACTGACATCACACCTGTTACGGAATCCACTGATGACCAGACCAAAAAGGCATTGAAGTAGTCAAGGTAAAAGAAGTTGATGCGAGGAATAAAAGGATATTGGCATCAAAATATAAGATGAAAGTCGAGATATGCAGTAGTCTCCACGCTGTGGTTGTCCCCTACTTCTAACACAGCACTAGAATAGGTCACGGAATCATTATCTGAAATTGCAAGCCAGCAGGGGGAGCGAAATTGCTCTGAGAATTCAGGGGATTGATAGCTCAGATAGTGTGGCAAATCAGTGTACACCAGCACACCTTTCAAAATAGGAGGAGGAGCTCAGGTAAATCAGAAACACAAACTTACAACTCCAAATACCATCAATGGAAAAAAAACAGAGTACTTAATTGCATAGAGGAATCTCACAGCAACCTCAGAATCGCCCAAAACCTGAATGCATGTTGATTCCCCAAAAATTGCATCTAGAATGGATCTCACCAACACACAGTTGAAGGATTGCAAAATCCGAAAAACCAGAAGCAATAGCATGATAGGAATAGCAGGTTTAATAGAAATTGACATAAATAAAATGAAGGCGAAACTTCTTATCTGCTGTCAATGTTGTCAACATAAATGTTgaatattggaaacaaaagaaatttCAATCGAAacaattaaatattttttttaaaggacTCGTGAAAATACAGGGCAGGGAAGAAAATAAGAACATGGAGAAACCAAGAGGTTACAATCCTCAAAGGCATGCTATTTATTAAAGTAGTTAGTGGGTGAGATACCATGGCTATGATTAGGATGAAGGTACTAACTGCAATTCCATGTGAAGAAATCACCCACCGGAAGCCACTATAAGCCCCTAATCATTCTCCTACAATCATCACTCAGACCTGATCAAACAATGGAAACGTCTGACctacaaacaatcaacaaagaagaaaaaacagACCTAATTGCAAACCGAACCTCACACCAGAAAAAGAAACTCCAAAGAGCACCAAGCCTACATTCCATATCACATATTCCAAATAAATTATCAATTGAAGGAAAGAAAGCAGCGATACGAAGCCAGAAAGTACTGGAAGCGATTGAGACTTATATAACAGAAGAAGATAGAGGAGAAATCAAAACGAAAACAGATCGCTACCGGACAAACTGAGACTTCAGAAAAGAAGGCATCACCTAATCTTCACAAAATACTACAAACGAGAATCATGTAAATAAATCCCAAAAGCCGACATATCAACAAACGATCTCTGCAGCCTCAAAGGAGAGAAACACCAATTCTAATTACGAAACTGAATCTCAAATCAAAAAACCTCAAACGGATAATCTCTGGGCCGAACTCAAATTCTCAACAGCGACGATCAAAGGATTCAAAACCACAAACCTAGCAGGGAAATCACAAGGAAAACAAACCGGGATTGAGGAATTATATCTCTGGAGAGTATTTATAGAGTTATGAGGTTGGA
Coding sequences:
- the LOC104210239 gene encoding uncharacterized protein isoform X5 — its product is MRVHSTRNIENEHLVYEVMHMMEQKIWDLHSRMYMVDAVCQELSDDLYGFLVGSFSWSQNIDFRIYSMLAFYRKAWLLDKMPQDVLAACIGKSTEKFQSVVLAYHAIGDRGNSACQISRSQAWTEERRCQVCYRNYAAAR
- the LOC104210239 gene encoding uncharacterized protein isoform X3; its protein translation is MIIVELFLFYHLLLYIFMISIPLGFDILCCYIIRCRKQDFGEESYTMIFGIHVLRSCFQNLFWVFFGVMQFQLSPPPLMVSGRRWNIENEHLVYEVMHMMEQKIWDLHSRMYMVDAVCQELSDDLYGFLVGSFSWSQNIDFRIYSMLAFYSATFSWNEHTGQSLLSMQLPRKQSFKKTRK
- the LOC104210239 gene encoding uncharacterized protein isoform X2, encoding MIIVELFLFYHLLLYIFMISIPLGFDILCCYIIRCRKQDFGEESYTMIFGIHVLRSCFQNLFWVFFGVMQFQLSPPPLMVSGRRWNIENEHLVYEVMHMMEQKIWDLHSRMYMVDAVCQELSDDLYGFLVGSFSWSQNIDFRIYSMLAFYSYPVSNLSKRLGNNIYQPGPSCLVLLKSYGETIFSSP
- the LOC104210239 gene encoding uncharacterized protein isoform X1 codes for the protein MIIVELFLFYHLLLYIFMISIPLGFDILCCYIIRCRKQDFGEESYTMIFGIHVLRSCFQNLFWVFFGVMQFQLSPPPLMVSGRRWNIENEHLVYEVMHMMEQKIWDLHSRMYMVDAVCQELSDDLYGFLVGSFSWSQNIDFRIYSMLAFYRYFNISELENLISGYYIYSYEIVNNVFSSATFSWNEHTGQSLLSMQLPRKQSFKKTRK
- the LOC104210239 gene encoding uncharacterized protein isoform X4: MIIVELFLFYHLLLYIFMISIPLGFDILCCYIIRCRKQDFGEESYTMIFGIHVLRSCFQNLFWVFFGVMQFQLSPPPLMVSGRRWNIENEHLVYEVMHMMEQKIWDLHSRMYMVDAVCQELSDDLYGFLVGSFSWSQNIDFRIYSMLAFYSYPVSNLSKRLGNNIYQVPVV